The sequence CAGATTGACGCTTTGTGTTGTGATAATCTCATCCCCGTtttatctcctcctctcatttaaTCCAATAGAAGCCACAGTGACTCCATTTCCTGATGACTTACACTGGCAGGTGAGAAGAATTATACCGTTTGAAAGAATCATCATCTGCTGCAGATAAAGACTTGTTTAACATCTGTGATACTGAAGCCCTTGGACTTCATTTTAATCTTAAAATCTTCTTGAGTCTGTTTAAATGGAGTCTTCATCAGATAGACTATCCTCCTGAAACCTTCCTCTAGTCCCACGCTGGTGTTAGCTGAACAGGGCTGGATGAACCAGGGCCTGCCCTCGCACACTCTTCTCAAGTCCAGTGTCCGGCAAAGCTCTTCTGGGCTTAGAGCTCCCTGAAGGTCTTGTTTGTTGGCAAGAACCACGAGAGGAACTCCTCTGAGACTCTCAAACTTTAGGACCTATGAAAGCGACGAAGCGAACGACACTTTAATTACTGCGATGTCAAACAAACTTTTTTGATGAGCGGGTTTATTGCATTTAACCGTCACCTATTTAACTCAACCATATATGGTTCGACATACAATAACACACTGTAACGTAGTTGTAAACAGAGTTACGGACATGTTTGTTTGCAAACAGTTATCATTCAAACAACACATATTCTATGATTTAATTACCCGATGAAGTTCCTTGCGAGCCTCCT comes from Pseudoliparis swirei isolate HS2019 ecotype Mariana Trench chromosome 20, NWPU_hadal_v1, whole genome shotgun sequence and encodes:
- the LOC130210665 gene encoding ADP-ribosylation factor-like protein 14 — translated: MGLHGSRPQKQAQVLMLGLDGAGKTTLLYKLKYNESVVTVPTVGFNVETLETDRSSPGLTVWDVGGQKKMRPHWRHHYTDTAGLVFVVDSWDQKRLEEARKELHRVLKFESLRGVPLVVLANKQDLQGALSPEELCRTLDLRRVCEGRPWFIQPCSANTSVGLEEGFRRIVYLMKTPFKQTQEDFKIKMKSKGFSITDVKQVFICSR